The window TCTGCCACCGGCTCGCGCGGCGCTGGCGTCGCAGTGGGCGGTGTCGCAGTGGCGGCACGCGACGGCTGTGGCCGTTGGGCGGCAACCCTGCGTTCTGTGCTTTCTGCTGGAGCGGCGGTCGGCGCGGCTGTGGCTGCCTGATCGGCTTCCGACGCCGCGACCGCAGCGGCAATGCGCTCATCGACCGACTGGGTCGGCTGCACCATGGGCGTCGAAGGGGCCATGACCGGCGCTGGCGCCGCCGGCGGGACAACCTCCGTGGGCACCGGGGCAGATACCGGTGGAGCGACCTCTTCCTGCGCAAAAGCATAGGTGGGACCAAAGGCCAGAACAGCGGCAATCGCGGCGCCGGCCGAACGAACGAACAGGCTATATCCTCTCATAGTCCCAACTCAACGGACAGGGCGACGAAATGACGGCAACCACGTCACAAGATTCAGGACGAATCGATGCAGATCATCGACGGACGGATACAGATAACAGGAATATTAATGGATGTTCATCCAGACTTATAGCCTGTGGCGGATTTTCTTTGCTTCAATGCCTCACGATTATTGAGGATCATCTTCCGGCAGTTCACGACGATTGCCCTCTATCCGCTGGGTCTGCCGCACCTCTTCCTGAAGGCTGGCCTGCCGCTCCGCCTTCGTGCGCCCGAACTTGGCGCGATTGGCCGCAGCCACCCGCTCCTTCTCGCCCCGCGCCTTGGCCTTGCGCGCCTGTCTCAGATTGATGATGTCGCCCATGGCTGCTCCCCTGGCAGCGGTCCGATGAAAGGACGGTGAAGCCGGTAGCGGCGATTGAACCCGCATCACGAGCTTTCGTCAACATCCCAACGTCATCGACACGAAGATGGCGCTTAACCCGGCGCGACAATTGCACTATCACCGCTGCATGGCCACGCCTTCCCTGCGCCAACTGGACATTTTCGCGCAGATGGTGGCCGCCGGCGGCATCACCCGATGCGCCCGCGACACCGGCCTTTCAGCCGACGATATCGCGCGCGACATCGCATCGCTGGAAATGCGCCTCGGCTACAAGCTGTTCGAGGATCTTCCCGATCGCCAGCGGCTGACCCCCGCCGGGCGCAAGACGGCCGAAGCCATGACGCTGCTGTCGCACGACCGCTCTGCCAACTGGACCATGGATGAACCCGAAGCAGCGCCGCCAGTAATCGACGCCGCGCCGCCCGCTTCGGAACCGGTCCGGCAATCCATCATCCTCGCCGCGCCCGCGCCGGTGTTCGGCCATTTCCAGGACGCGCTGGCTGCGTTCGAAGCGGCGAATGAAGATGTCGCGATCACGCTCGACCTGTCCATCCATCTGGCTGACGAAGCGCGCCGCGCGCTGGAACAGGGCCGCGTCGACATCGCCTATTTCTACGCCCTGGGCGAATCGGCGGGCCTTCCTTCCCGCTATGGCTGGTCGGAACAGATCAACATCTATGCGGGCGCCGATCATCCCCTCGCCCGCCGCGACAGCGTGTCGCCCGAGGAACTGCGGATCAGCCCGACGCTGGCCATGGAACCGCACAACGCGCTCCGTCGCATCATCGACGAAGCGCTGGATCGGGACGGGATCATCCTGGGAGATCCCGTGCTGGAAACCGACAATATGTTCGACATCATGACCATATTGCGGGAAGGGGCGGGCTGCTTCGCCG of the Sphingobium herbicidovorans genome contains:
- a CDS encoding DUF4169 family protein, which encodes MGDIINLRQARKAKARGEKERVAAANRAKFGRTKAERQASLQEEVRQTQRIEGNRRELPEDDPQ
- a CDS encoding LysR family transcriptional regulator; amino-acid sequence: MATPSLRQLDIFAQMVAAGGITRCARDTGLSADDIARDIASLEMRLGYKLFEDLPDRQRLTPAGRKTAEAMTLLSHDRSANWTMDEPEAAPPVIDAAPPASEPVRQSIILAAPAPVFGHFQDALAAFEAANEDVAITLDLSIHLADEARRALEQGRVDIAYFYALGESAGLPSRYGWSEQINIYAGADHPLARRDSVSPEELRISPTLAMEPHNALRRIIDEALDRDGIILGDPVLETDNMFDIMTILREGAGCFAAFGPLARDLGRMTGIRRLALERPLPAIEVRQALRAQPETNPAAVALAEFLFL